CGTTCAGGCCAGGTTCCGGTCGACTCGAAGGACAACCGCTCCATGATCGCCAGCCTCGGCCGCGGCGTTGCCACGCTCAAAGGCGGCACTCCACTCGTCCTCTTTCCCGAAGGCGGTCGCGCCGCTACCGGCCAGATTCAGGACTTCATGTCCGGTGGCTCCTTCATGGCCATTAAAGCGGGCGTGCCCGTCGTTCCCATCGCCCTCATCGGCACCTACGAGTTGCTGCCGATCCACACCTACCACCTCACCCCGCGACCCCTGCTGGCCGTCATCGGTGATCCCATCCCCACCACCGGGCTCACCACCCGCGACGCCGCCGCCCTCACCGCCCGCGTCCGCGAAGCCATCGCCGCCATGTACGATCAATACCGAAAGCCGCTACTGTAGCCTCGGCGTGAGAATCTATTGGAGAGAGATTCGTCATCTCGACCGAAGCGTAGCGTAGTGGAAAGACCCCCGCATTTGTCTTTTGCCCGGTCGCCACTCCGAAGGAAGCCTGATTAAGCAATGACCAAGACCCGCATCGCCATCCCCGTCCCCACCAGTTTTGATCTCGAGTACAACCAGAAGTCCTGGCCCCAGTACGCCGCCGCCGTCCAGCAGGCCGGAGGCGAGCCCGTAGAAGTTTCCCTGACGCTCACGCCGTCCGAGATCGCCGACCTCATCAACACCTGCCAGGCGATCCTTCTTCCCGGCAGCCCAGCCGACGTCAATCCGCAGAAGTACGGCCACGACCGGATCGAAGCGACCGCCGACGCCGACCACGCGCGCGAGAATGTGGATGAGCTCCTCATCCAGGACGCCCACAATCTCTACAAGCCCATCCTCGCCCTCTGCTTTGGC
This Granulicella aggregans DNA region includes the following protein-coding sequences:
- a CDS encoding lysophospholipid acyltransferase family protein; protein product: MTSRPQAGLLFRLITYVILAPLVAISTTFFGCISLVCGLWDKSGRQQHFVAHLWARSLLRIALSPVTAVGLERIKPGPAVYASNHLSYYDTPVLFATLPFQFRILAKQGLWKVPFIGWYLNRSGQVPVDSKDNRSMIASLGRGVATLKGGTPLVLFPEGGRAATGQIQDFMSGGSFMAIKAGVPVVPIALIGTYELLPIHTYHLTPRPLLAVIGDPIPTTGLTTRDAAALTARVREAIAAMYDQYRKPLL